A stretch of Cupriavidus necator DNA encodes these proteins:
- a CDS encoding phosphotransferase, whose amino-acid sequence MPFGFCHGDYRVGNMRIDGPRITLFDFDDCGCGLQWFDLATIGWWLEIDGRCDAAFLWRAFVSAYMPALHGSLAFCHAISLLILLNEINSIRFLLDYCALDDDRWRDVCKRLDDMSYRAVSGQLAINRWPA is encoded by the coding sequence ATGCCGTTCGGCTTTTGCCACGGCGACTATCGTGTGGGGAACATGCGGATCGATGGCCCCCGGATCACGTTATTCGACTTCGACGATTGCGGATGCGGGCTGCAATGGTTCGATCTGGCCACCATTGGATGGTGGCTTGAGATTGACGGCAGATGCGATGCGGCCTTTTTGTGGCGCGCGTTCGTCAGTGCCTACATGCCGGCATTGCATGGATCTCTGGCCTTCTGCCATGCAATCTCGCTTCTGATCCTACTTAACGAGATTAACTCGATTCGCTTCTTGCTCGATTACTGTGCACTGGATGATGATCGGTGGCGCGACGTGTGCAAGCGCCTGGATGATATGAGCTACCGGGCGGTATCGGGGCAGCTTGCGATTAACCGTTGGCCTGCGTGA
- a CDS encoding helix-turn-helix domain-containing protein, producing MGHPGRLIIEHGFGATSVEAIAAAGISKKTYYTRFAGNAEVFKAAMQCYAAQNLLSGLSGRSYFRQPMG from the coding sequence ATGGGTCACCCCGGCCGGCTCATCATCGAGCATGGCTTTGGCGCCACCAGCGTGGAGGCCATTGCCGCCGCCGGCATTTCCAAGAAGACCTACTACACCCGCTTTGCCGGCAACGCAGAAGTCTTCAAGGCGGCCATGCAGTGCTACGCGGCGCAGAATCTGCTATCTGGCTTATCTGGGCGGAGTTACTTTCGCCAGCCCATGGGCTAG